One part of the Arvicanthis niloticus isolate mArvNil1 chromosome 15, mArvNil1.pat.X, whole genome shotgun sequence genome encodes these proteins:
- the LOC117720694 gene encoding vomeronasal type-1 receptor 90-like, translated as MFSLKNVLYFQAGLGVLANMFLVCFYIYIIIGHRPKLTDLISCQLTFVHLMMFLTGGDFWLTDLFETLNIENDVKCKATFYISRVMRGLSICTTCLLSVFQAVTISPNTSLLAKFKQKLKKYIIYALFCMWSFNLSFSSNRIFYVGAYTNVSETSQMKATKYCSLLPMNYIIRGLILTVTTSRDVFLVAVMLTTSTYMMIILFRHQMQCKHLHSVSYMRASPERRATQTILLLVVFFVVMYWIDFIISTTSLLLWRYDSVVLTVQKFVMNAYPTITPLVQISFDNRIIIMIKNLQSKYLHICF; from the coding sequence ATGTTCTCACTCAAAAATGTTCTCTATTTCCAAGCTGGGCTTGGAGTCCTAGCCAatatgtttcttgtttgtttctatatttacatAATCATAGGTCACAGACCTAAGCTCACGGACCTGATCTCCTGTCAACTGACCTTCGTTCACTTAATGATGTTCCTCACTGGAGGGGATTTTTGGCTTACAGACTTATTTGAGACATTGAACATTGAGAATGATGTCAAATGTAAGGCAACTTTTTACATAAGCAGAGTAATGAGAGGCCTCTCTATCTGCAccacctgtctcctgagtgtgttCCAGGCTGTAACTATCAGTCCCAATACCTCACTGTTggcaaaatttaaacaaaaacttaaaaaatacattatatatgctttgttttgtatgtggTCTTTCAATTTGTCCTTCAGTAGTAACCGGATCTTCTATGTTGGTGCTTATACCAATGTGAGTGAGACAAGCCAGATGAAGGCCACAAAATACTGTTCACTCTTACCCATGAATTATATTATCAGAGGACTGATTTTAACAGTGACAACTTccagagatgtgtttcttgtagcaGTCATGCTAACCACAAGTACATACATGATGATTATCTTGTTCAGACATCAGATGCAGTGCAAGCATCTTCATAGTGTCAGCTACATGAGAGCATCCCCTGAGAGAAGGGCTACCCAGACCATCTTGCTGCTGGTGGTTTTCTTTGTGGTTATGTATTGGATAGACTTTATCATCTCAACAACTTCACTGCTGTTATGGAGGTATGATTCAGTCGTCCTGACTGTTCAGAAGTTTGTGATGAATGCCTATCCCACAATAACTCCGTTGGTACAAATCAGTTTTGATAACAGAATAATTATTATGATAAAAAACCTGCAGTCAAAATACCtccatatatgtttttaa